A DNA window from Candidatus Poribacteria bacterium contains the following coding sequences:
- a CDS encoding PglZ domain-containing protein, whose amino-acid sequence MSQTHQILWIDDEIEALQPHILVLRDRGYAVTPVTNGEDGIALLTRGDTQYSAILLDQVMPGKDGMATLDAIRSINTQIPVILVTQSSDEQFVEVALGKQITDFLVKPIGVAQIVSTLKRVLDQPQIVVNQIPSRYTADFNTIRAMKEASPTWQDWVNIYVKLLQWDLVSEKLAEGGLEETHLAQKKECNTEFSDFVATHYPDWVAGSSDAPPLSVNVLDQHVIPQLQSGKSVYFIVVDCFRLDHWLAVESLLYPYFSIERQYSFSILPSATMYARNALFSGLFPIEIAERYPEYWQEESDGDTSTNRYERQLLEAHLKRRGVKLKPGIQYFKIFDTRGGNTYKKRVAATTRVSLSALVVNFIDILTHQRSQSDVLQQLAPDESAFRALARSWFSHSVLFDILRIIAAQNATVVLTSDHGSVFCNRATRAYGNRETTTSLRFKIGSNLGCEEGEAVYLRNPKEYRLPAENTSKDYILAKDDYYFVYPNDFYKYKRQFQGGFQHGGISMGELITPVVTLTPRL is encoded by the coding sequence ATGTCACAAACACACCAAATCTTATGGATTGATGATGAAATAGAAGCGTTGCAACCGCATATTCTTGTGCTACGCGACCGAGGCTACGCGGTCACGCCCGTGACAAATGGCGAAGACGGCATCGCGCTTTTAACGCGCGGTGATACGCAGTACAGTGCTATCCTACTTGACCAGGTGATGCCCGGTAAAGATGGAATGGCAACGCTCGATGCAATCCGCTCCATCAACACACAAATCCCAGTCATTCTCGTCACCCAATCCAGCGATGAACAATTTGTTGAGGTCGCTCTTGGCAAGCAGATAACCGATTTCTTGGTGAAACCGATCGGTGTCGCCCAGATCGTCTCAACATTAAAACGCGTCCTTGATCAGCCGCAGATAGTCGTAAATCAGATTCCGAGCCGCTATACAGCTGATTTCAATACTATCCGCGCAATGAAGGAGGCGTCACCGACTTGGCAAGACTGGGTCAATATCTATGTGAAACTCTTACAATGGGATCTGGTATCTGAAAAGTTAGCCGAGGGTGGGTTAGAGGAAACACATCTCGCACAGAAGAAAGAGTGCAATACCGAATTCTCTGACTTTGTCGCGACACATTACCCAGATTGGGTCGCAGGTAGTTCAGACGCGCCGCCCTTATCGGTCAACGTTCTCGATCAGCATGTTATCCCTCAACTTCAATCTGGAAAATCTGTTTATTTTATTGTGGTTGACTGCTTCCGCTTAGACCATTGGTTGGCAGTTGAATCACTCTTGTACCCGTATTTCTCTATCGAACGTCAATATAGTTTTTCAATCCTACCGAGTGCGACAATGTACGCACGAAATGCCCTCTTTAGCGGTTTGTTCCCAATAGAGATTGCCGAACGCTATCCAGAATACTGGCAGGAAGAATCTGATGGGGACACAAGTACAAATCGCTACGAACGCCAGCTCCTCGAAGCACATCTGAAACGCAGAGGTGTCAAGCTGAAGCCAGGAATCCAGTACTTCAAGATTTTTGACACCCGAGGTGGCAACACCTACAAAAAGCGGGTCGCCGCGACCACGCGCGTAAGTCTCTCAGCACTGGTCGTCAATTTCATTGACATCTTGACGCATCAGCGCTCACAATCTGATGTTCTACAGCAGCTTGCACCTGATGAATCCGCTTTTCGGGCTTTGGCGCGCTCATGGTTCTCGCATTCGGTACTTTTCGATATTTTACGCATTATTGCAGCACAAAACGCAACTGTAGTCCTCACCAGCGATCACGGCTCTGTCTTCTGTAACAGAGCAACCCGCGCTTACGGTAATCGTGAGACTACCACCAGCCTCCGATTTAAAATCGGCTCTAATTTAGGATGCGAAGAGGGCGAGGCGGTGTATCTCCGAAACCCAAAGGAGTATCGACTACCGGCGGAAAATACAAGCAAGGACTACATTCTCGCGAAAGACGATTATTATTTCGTCTATCCGAACGATTTTTATAAGTATAAACGGCAGTTTCAAGGAGGGTTCCAGCACGGCGGTATCTCGATGGGTGAACTGATAACACCTGTCGTGACGTTGACACCGCGGCTGTAA